DNA sequence from the Desulfobaccales bacterium genome:
ATTTGATGGCATTCTCTACGGAATGGGTGCAGCACACCTTGTTGCAATAAGGGCGCTCGGGGATACGGGACCCGACGCACTGAATAAAGGCAACCCCCTGGGCGTTCTTGAGCCGCTCGGTTGCCTGGAGGATTTCCGCATCCAGGTCCAGGCCGAGCAGGACATTGGGGTTCTGATTATAGAGATATTCACCTTCCGGCCGGTAGGGCTCGGCGCCGATGGCCAACACCACGATACCGTGCTGGATGACCTCGTTATTAGAGAGCGTGGAGGTAAAATTACCCACTACGCCCGCCACTTCTTCGACAATCGCATCAAAGTGCAGCGAGATGTTGGGGTGCGAGGTCACCTTGCCGATCACAGCCTCCAGACGCGTGGAGACCAACCCGCCCCGCCAGGTGGTATGGAGCTTGCGGGCATTTCCGCCCAGTTGCTTTTTCCTCTCCACCAGATGCACTTGAAAACCCTGATCCGCCAGGCCCAAAGCGGAGGTCATGCCGGCCAGACCACCCCCCACCACCAGGGCCGTCTTGTTGATTGGCACTGAGAGGTATTCCAGGGGCTGGAGCAGGCGGGCTTTAGCCACGGCCATGCGGATCAGATCCTTGCATTTCTCCGTGGCCATCTCTGGCATCGTCTGATGGACCCAGGTGCATTGGTTGCGGATGTTGGCCATCTCAAAGAGGTATTTATTGAGACTCGCGGTACGGAGCATATCCTGGAAGATGGGTTGATGCGTGGAGGGACTGCACGCCGCCACCACCACCCGGTTCAGATTGTTCTTTTTGATTACCTCGGCCATCTGGCTCTGGGCATCCTGGGAGCAACTGAACAGGTTGTCTTGCACATAGGCCACGTCGGGTATTTCTTTGGCATATTCTACCAAGGCGGGCACATCGGCGATGCCCCCGATGTTCAGGCCACAGTTGCACACAAAAACCCCCACCCGGACCGGCTCTGCCGACACCTCCACTTCGGGAGGGTATGTCTTCTCTTTGGTTAAGGTGCCCCGGGCCGCAGTCAGGGCTCGGGTAGCGGCAGCCGCGGCGGCGCTCCCCTCCATCACCGACTGGGGGATGTCCTTGGGGCCGTTGAAGGCGCCGCAAGAATAGATTCCCTCACGTAGCGTCGAGGTCGGCGTGAAACAACTGGTCTCCACAAAGTTATTGGGACTCAGCGGAATCTCCAGTTTATTAGCCAGAGCCACCACATCCGGCGGAGTCACCATGCCCACCGACAAGACGACCATATCGAAGACTTCGTCATGGACCTCGCCGGCTTCGGTGACGTACCGGACCTCGAGGTCGCCGGTATCACCCACCGGATTGATGGTGTGGACTCGGGACCGGATCAGACGGGCCCCCTGGTCCTTAATGCGCACCATGTATTTTTCGAAATCCTTCCGAGGCGTGCGGATATCCATATAGAACAGGGCCATATCCAGGTGTTCCCCAATATGCTCCCGGGCGATGGCGGCCTGTTTCAAGGCTGCCATACAACAGAAATTGGAGCAGTACGGGTACTCGCCTTCCCGCTCGCTGCGCATACCCACACAGTGGAGCCAGGCGATTTTTTGGGGTTCCTTGTGGTCAGAACGCCGCACTATGTGGCCGGCATAAGGGCCGCCGGGACTGAGGATGCGTTCAAATTCCAGACTGGTGTAGACATTAGGGTACTTACCGTAGCCATACGTCCCGATGCCGGTGGGGTCAAAGATTTTAAAACCGGGCGCCAGGATAACGGCCCCCACATTGAGTTCCTCGGTCTGGGATTGCATGCTGTGGTCGATGGCCCCGGCCTGGCACACGGCAACGCACTGCATACACTCGGAGCACGCCCCGCAGTTGAGGCAGCGGGTGGCTTCCCGTTGGGCCTGTTCCTCGGTGTATCCTTGGGAAATTTCATCAAAGCAGCTACAGGTATACTCCGGAGGCAAGGCGGCCATCACTTCCCGGGGCGCCCCGGTCTCATCTTTGGGAATCTCGGCCCAGCGTTTGTGGGCCTCTTTGCCCTCGGTCCGGCCCGCGGCCATATCTTCGCCCTTCAGATAGCGGTCGATGGATTCCGCGGCTTCGATACCGCCCCCTACCGCCTCGATGGCGATCCAGGGGCCGGTATGCACATCGCCCCCGGCAAACACGCCGGGCCGGGAGGTCTCGTAGGTGATTTCGTTCACCTCAATGGTGCCCCAGCGGGACGTCTTGACGCCGCAGGCGGCAAGCGCATTCTGAGCCGCTTCCTGCCCGATGGCCGGCACAATCATGTCCACCGGCAGCTCAAAGGTGGCGCCTTCGATGGGCACCGGTTTGCGCCGGCCCGAAGCATCGGGCTCGCCCAACTCCATCTTCTGGCAGATGAGACCCGTGACTTTTACGACAGAGCCGTCTTTGCCGGTCACCGCTTTTACCGGCGCGGCCAGGTAGACGATTTCCACGCCCTCACACATGGCCTGTTCAATTTCATGGGCAAAAGCGGGCATCTCCTCCCGGGAACGGCGGTAGACGATGGTCACTTCCGACCCCAGGCGCCGGGCGGTGCAGGCCACGTCAATGGCCACATTGCCGCCGCCGATGACCGCCAGCCTTTTCCCCACCGTCAGCGGTTCGCCCAGGTTCTGCCGCCGCAGGAATTCCACGCCCTGAATGACGCCATTGGCGTCTTCGTTGTCAATCCCCAGGGGTTTGCCAACGTGGCAGCCGATCCCCAGAAAAGCAGCTTTATAACCATTTTCCAGCAGTTCGTCCAGGGTGAAATCCCGGCCCAGGGCGGTACCGGTTTTCAGTTCCACCCCCAGGCGCAGGATGTTATTGATTTCCTGATCCAGAATATCCTTGGGCAGCCGGTAGTCGGGAATGCCCACCCGCAACATGCCGCCGGGTTTGGGCAGGGCCTCGAAGATGGTGGGGCGATAACCCTTCAGCGCCAGGTGATAGGCGCAAGCCAGGCCCGCCGGGCCGGAGCCGATAATGGCCACCTTTTCGCTTTTGGCTTCCACCAGGGGCGGGGTGATGCTGGCCAGGTCCACCTGGTCCGCAGCAAAGCGTTTCAAGTTGCAAATCGCCACGGCCTCATCCATCTCGGCCCGGCGGCATTTGGTTTCGCAGGGATGGGGGCAGACCCGGCCCAGAACCCCGGGCAGGGGCAGCCGTTCCATGATAAGCTTCACGGCTTCGGCGTATTTGCCCATCTTGATGAGCTGGACGTAGCCCTGGACATTGATCTCCGCGGGACAGGTCAGGGTGCAGGGGGCCCGGTCCAGCTTCTTGATGGTAAAGGCTGAGGGAATCGCCTGGGGGTAGAGACGATAGATGGCCTTATTTTCGTCCAGACCCAGATTAAATTGGTTGGACATCTCCACCGGACACACTTTGACGCACTCACCGCAACCCGTGCATTTCTCCAGGTTGACGTAGCGGGCTTGCCTATCCAGGGTGACCGTGAGATTCCCGGCCTCACCGGTGACATCACTTAATTCGGTGAGGGCGTGGACTTCGATGTTCGCGTGCCGGCCGACCTCGACCAGCTTGGGCGAGATAATTCACATGGCGCAGTCATTGGTGGGAAAGGTCTTGTCGATCTGCGCCATGGTGCCGCCGATGGCCGGGCTCTTCTCCACCAAATGGACGAAATAGCCCGCGTTGGCCAAATCCAGCGACGCCTGCATCCCGGCAATACCGCCACCGACAACCATCACCGATCCCAAAACTTTGTCGGACATAACACATCCTTGATGCTATTGATTTATAAAGACTTGAGCTCTTGTGAGATTACGAATTAATTATCTTAAGTTCATCTTAAATATATGCACCCATTTTTGTCAAGAAGAAATTTTGGGGTAAACCACCCCCTTGCCGGTTCATAGCGAACCTGCTTCAACCCTGTTTGTTTTGCTATTTCCATGCCAATGGTTCTATTACATTTTTCAACACGATTAAGGTAAGTTAGTGTGTCCCACTGTGTCTTTATCCCCGCAAGTTGGACAAATTGCCCCAGGCCAGGGGGAAGAATGTACCAGCCTTTATTGCACAATCACGATACCCGCCAGGGTGCCCTTGGGCATATCTTCGGGCTTGGCCCCGCTGCCGATGGGATAAATGTCCCAGCCGGCCTGGGCCGCCATCTTGTAGACGTCGATACCCACGGCCTCCATGGACGGCCGTGACTTCAAAGAAAACCGGCACTTTTTGCCTTCCATGGCCAGGCAGCCCTCCTGCTGGCCGCAGAAGGTATGGCGGCAAGATCCGGCCGCAAAACCGAAGGCCAGGTAGTGACCGTCGTAAAAGGCCATGGACTCTACCTCGTTGACGATCTTATAGATCAACTGATAAGCCGCCACCCGCTCTTTGATGGTCGCCTTGTCCCGGACGATGACTTCCGGCGGCACGTCCATAATGAAAAACACGGCCCAGTGGTATTTATCCAGCAGGGCCTGAAGTTCTGCCGGCTTCATGGTATTGGGGGGACATTGCGCACTCACCCCGTAGCCGAAACACCGGGGAATCTGGCACTTGAGAGTCACCCGCTCATCTACGACGATGTCTGCGGCTTTAACGATCTTGGCCTGGGTAGCTCCCAGCTCCAGGGCGCGCTCCCGGTATCGCTCCAGATCCTGGAGCAAACGGCCCTCCTGCATATCCACCGTGATCTTCTCCACTTTCCGGCCCATACGTCCTCCCTGTTAGGTATGAAGGTTCATGACTGCATTATCCATCTTCTTGTTGCGGTTGACTTAAAGAATCCCGTCCGCTGACGTTCCTATACTCCACCGCAGGCACCCGGCGCTATGATTGGGACCGCATTCCGTTTTCATTTCTTCTTTTCAATTGACCCCTACTACAAGCCATTTCAAAACCTGCTCCGATAAGAATTGTCATCCTGAGGCAGCAAAGAATCTTATATTTTAACAAGTTAAGAGTCTTCGCTTGGTTCAGGATGACAGAGAAAAACGGTTTTGAAATGGCTTTTAGTCCCTCAAAACAACCCCAAAAATCGCTGAAAATGGCCGGGCGCGGGCCGATTGTGGGGGCAAACCCGGCACATGTGCCGGGACATTGCCGAGGTATCCTCGCCATATACCCGGTCTAAACCCGCGTGCAAGTGCGTTCCGGTCGAGGCGGTCCCGAGGTTGTCACACGCTTGTCCCGCCCCTGTCCCGGGGTAAAAATCCGGCTTCCGTGATATTTAGTCTTTAATATCAATAAATTAATGATGAGCTGGCATCCTCGTGCCGGGACACGGCACAGGCGGGACGGCTGGAGTCTGCCGATTTTTCTCAGGTTGGCTAGCAGTGATCCGCTTTTATCCCGGCAAGTCATGGAGACAGCATAAACTCAGAACTGTGACGGCATCCAGCAATGATGAGGAAAGTGACAGCTTTTTTTTGCAAGTGCG
Encoded proteins:
- a CDS encoding DUF2284 domain-containing protein, whose protein sequence is MGRKVEKITVDMQEGRLLQDLERYRERALELGATQAKIVKAADIVVDERVTLKCQIPRCFGYGVSAQCPPNTMKPAELQALLDKYHWAVFFIMDVPPEVIVRDKATIKERVAAYQLIYKIVNEVESMAFYDGHYLAFGFAAGSCRHTFCGQQEGCLAMEGKKCRFSLKSRPSMEAVGIDVYKMAAQAGWDIYPIGSGAKPEDMPKGTLAGIVIVQ
- a CDS encoding FAD-dependent oxidoreductase, which gives rise to MSDKVLGSVMVVGGGIAGMQASLDLANAGYFVHLVEKSPAIGGTMAQIDKTFPTNDCAMUIISPKLVEVGRHANIEVHALTELSDVTGEAGNLTVTLDRQARYVNLEKCTGCGECVKVCPVEMSNQFNLGLDENKAIYRLYPQAIPSAFTIKKLDRAPCTLTCPAEINVQGYVQLIKMGKYAEAVKLIMERLPLPGVLGRVCPHPCETKCRRAEMDEAVAICNLKRFAADQVDLASITPPLVEAKSEKVAIIGSGPAGLACAYHLALKGYRPTIFEALPKPGGMLRVGIPDYRLPKDILDQEINNILRLGVELKTGTALGRDFTLDELLENGYKAAFLGIGCHVGKPLGIDNEDANGVIQGVEFLRRQNLGEPLTVGKRLAVIGGGNVAIDVACTARRLGSEVTIVYRRSREEMPAFAHEIEQAMCEGVEIVYLAAPVKAVTGKDGSVVKVTGLICQKMELGEPDASGRRKPVPIEGATFELPVDMIVPAIGQEAAQNALAACGVKTSRWGTIEVNEITYETSRPGVFAGGDVHTGPWIAIEAVGGGIEAAESIDRYLKGEDMAAGRTEGKEAHKRWAEIPKDETGAPREVMAALPPEYTCSCFDEISQGYTEEQAQREATRCLNCGACSECMQCVAVCQAGAIDHSMQSQTEELNVGAVILAPGFKIFDPTGIGTYGYGKYPNVYTSLEFERILSPGGPYAGHIVRRSDHKEPQKIAWLHCVGMRSEREGEYPYCSNFCCMAALKQAAIAREHIGEHLDMALFYMDIRTPRKDFEKYMVRIKDQGARLIRSRVHTINPVGDTGDLEVRYVTEAGEVHDEVFDMVVLSVGMVTPPDVVALANKLEIPLSPNNFVETSCFTPTSTLREGIYSCGAFNGPKDIPQSVMEGSAAAAAATRALTAARGTLTKEKTYPPEVEVSAEPVRVGVFVCNCGLNIGGIADVPALVEYAKEIPDVAYVQDNLFSCSQDAQSQMAEVIKKNNLNRVVVAACSPSTHQPIFQDMLRTASLNKYLFEMANIRNQCTWVHQTMPEMATEKCKDLIRMAVAKARLLQPLEYLSVPINKTALVVGGGLAGMTSALGLADQGFQVHLVERKKQLGGNARKLHTTWRGGLVSTRLEAVIGKVTSHPNISLHFDAIVEEVAGVVGNFTSTLSNNEVIQHGIVVLAIGAEPYRPEGEYLYNQNPNVLLGLDLDAEILQATERLKNAQGVAFIQCVGSRIPERPYCNKVCCTHSVENAIKLKIMNPDMDVYILYRDMRTYGERELLYKRARELGVVFIHYRLADLPQVEEADGRLKVTVVDQVLGKPVSLMVDLLTLASAIIPHNNAPLAELYKVPLNAEGFFTEAHAKIKPVEASTEGIYLTGLCHYPKPIQESVAEALACASRATTVLSKDSLLMDSIISTPVDANCDGCAFCVDACPFRAITLIEYMKGGEIKKSIEVNAIQCKGCGSCMATCPKQGVYVAGFTPEQLEAQVDAALGLI